The following are encoded together in the Cyanobacterium aponinum PCC 10605 genome:
- a CDS encoding tetratricopeptide repeat protein: protein MNVYKSINHNYVFSRIILSTLLGSTIFSFGNLNVEAKNSLTVSDENQEQIDYLSKNLISLENTNNSIQYRKGGSNSDIPYIITPRYTLISDNTPTLHWNEVEGASSYLVKIQGGDINWQQEVKDTTVVYSGAEMLKSGIDYFVSVEADTGVSSLDDSGAKLGFRLITSEQSNSLQDAIAPIQTSNLSQEEKGIKLAEKYHQLNLNADAIAILEQLKAEGSKSAQVYRLLGDTYAKTGLNLLAEENYLTAIELESANNNLESVTEIQASLVGVKIMLGKLEEAEELNQQAQAGYSKLGNVDKGQELNRTLTALTQGNSENPIRTRGSSQQTNSAQNQIDQVVTPNFGNDWP from the coding sequence ATGAATGTTTATAAATCGATTAATCATAATTATGTCTTTTCTCGAATAATTTTAAGTACTTTATTAGGGTCAACTATTTTTTCTTTTGGTAACTTGAATGTAGAGGCTAAAAATAGTCTTACTGTATCTGATGAAAATCAAGAACAAATTGACTATTTGAGCAAAAATTTAATCAGTCTTGAAAATACAAATAATTCTATTCAATATCGTAAAGGGGGAAGTAATTCTGATATTCCCTACATCATCACTCCCCGTTACACTTTAATCTCTGATAACACTCCCACTCTACATTGGAATGAAGTTGAAGGGGCAAGTAGTTATTTGGTGAAAATTCAAGGGGGAGATATTAACTGGCAACAGGAAGTTAAGGATACTACTGTTGTTTACTCGGGAGCAGAAATGCTCAAAAGTGGTATAGACTATTTTGTTTCTGTGGAAGCTGATACGGGGGTATCTTCCTTGGATGATAGTGGTGCAAAATTAGGTTTTCGCTTAATTACCTCTGAACAATCAAATTCTTTACAAGATGCGATCGCACCTATTCAAACATCAAATCTTAGTCAAGAGGAAAAAGGGATTAAACTAGCTGAAAAATACCATCAATTAAATTTAAATGCAGATGCGATCGCAATTTTAGAACAATTAAAAGCCGAAGGTAGTAAATCCGCTCAAGTGTATCGTCTTCTTGGTGATACCTATGCTAAAACGGGATTAAACTTACTAGCTGAAGAGAATTATCTTACCGCCATTGAACTAGAATCCGCTAATAATAATTTGGAAAGTGTAACAGAAATCCAAGCCTCTCTTGTGGGAGTAAAAATAATGTTGGGCAAATTAGAAGAAGCCGAGGAGTTAAATCAACAAGCCCAAGCAGGATATAGTAAATTGGGCAATGTCGATAAAGGGCAAGAATTAAACCGCACTCTTACCGCTTTAACTCAAGGCAATAGCGAAAATCCTATCCGCACTCGTGGTAGTAGTCAACAGACTAATTCGGCTCAAAATCAAATCGATCAAGTTGTCACCCCTAATTTTGGCAATGACTGGCCTTAA